A stretch of Oreochromis aureus strain Israel breed Guangdong linkage group 11, ZZ_aureus, whole genome shotgun sequence DNA encodes these proteins:
- the LOC116319785 gene encoding uncharacterized protein LOC116319785, with the protein MLHLYLQGYLSLILLNVASGFGDTETILAVQEEDVALTCFSLNDKDPNSCYRYSVTSFVTDQGKVIFKWPTASKDVNKRVKWVADGNGQKCLTLTKPQKSDQGLYTCETWKGWDRVAAKNISLKIKDCKVLEPVKAAPSMPAKLNCPVNMTTGQQEPQNISWAIQKGNMRESLNPSKAKTNGTSLTFQSVNTSDSGWYTCSYMLGKTQRCFDTNLQVQALVTTTVPVIPTKTPSLPAPKANDISLSQRKEESNDALIAVVVCVILGMIIIAAVIGFVVYRRWKTQRITQLHQRRFNGNCMSAYEIVGPLTNTPGQRINSLYQMADESLATFQ; encoded by the exons ATGTTGCATTTATATCTCCAGGGTTACCTTTCTTTAATTCTGTTGAATGTCGCATCAGGATTTGGAG ATACTGAGACCATCTTAGCTGTTCAAGAAGAAGATGTAGCTCTCACTTGTTTCAGTCTAAATGACAAGGATCCAAACAGCTGCTACAGATACAGCGTGACATCGTTTGTTACAGATCAAGGGAAGGTTATTTTTAAATGGCCTACAGCGAGCAAAGACGTGAATAAGCGTGTAAAATGGGTAGCTGATGGAAATGGACAAAAGTGCTTAACTCTGACAAAACCTCAAAAATCTGATCAAGGACTGTACACTTGTGAAACGTGGAAAGGATGGGACCGTGTTGCGGCCAAAAACATATCTTTGAAAATAAAAG ACTGCAAAGTCCTTGAACCTGTGAAGGCAGCACCCAGCATGCCTGCCAAGTTAAACTGCCCAGTAAACATGACAACTGGACAACAAGAACCTCAAAACATCTCCTGGGCAATCCAGAAAGGAAACATGCGTGAATCACTCAACCCCAGCAAAGCCAAAACTAATGGTACATCTCTGACTTTCCAGTCTGTGAACACCAGCGACAGTGGCTGGTATACATGCAGTTACATGCTTGGTAAAACTCAGCGCTGCTTTGACACCAATCTACAAGTACAAG CTTTGGTGACCACAACGGTTCCGGTTATTCCAACAAAAACTCCGAGTCTGCCAG CACCAAAAGCCAATGATATATCTCTGTCACAAAGGAAGGAGGAGAGCAATGATGCTTTAATTGCAGTTGTGGTCTGTGTCATTTTGGGGATGATCATAATTGCTGCTGTGATTGGATTCGTTGTGTACCGTAGATGGAAAACCCAGAGAATCACACAGTTACACCAGAGGCGCTTTAACG GTAATTGTATGTCTGCATATGAGATTGTTGGACCTTTGACGA aTACTCCAGGCCAGCGAATCAACAGTCTGTATCAAATGGCAGACGAAAGCTTAGCTACCT TCCAGTAA
- the LOC116319806 gene encoding uncharacterized protein LOC116319806 — protein MDSLSLLVLCLFYLTQAASGHHPAVNPLLMVAVEGDNVTLPCGIPSIKTCSSISWDMSANFDLTDEIINGEKPTAPNSHRYRLLKDCSLQITQLVLNDARLYTCKSGTLKSSVSLRILCITERSLPANDKQMELHCYLSTEKGADPCFNHKELHIKWSTEDDTPINGSRFAIKHPRNCFSKLIIKKKLTDHHRKWRCHLTQNDLVKATISYTTTVKDGLEEVFATVGESVLLTCGNTSSPDMKWTLREKQLRDASSPDNGQIKASHVNQDSSLVISRLSSLHAGDYQCSHSTDKKDVLNKFRLHTLDVTAMPAGLRGENLTLTCALTCATECEKDFELSWSGSAHKGWQSELMNINNTLIKKLFLPESSVRSYGDMTCSVHREGALVASKKWRAIDPLQTPAWVALPLVILIVAGGLYIYKRKRNKDPANDQPSTEMTHVYEVVQDDRNEEQQQQLHLKREAATATTTFYDLLQAVN, from the exons ATGGACTCGCTTTCACTGTTGGTACTCTGTCTTTTTTATCTCACACAGGCAGCAAGTGGACATCATCCGGCTG TGAACCCTTTGCTGATGGTCGCTGTAGAAGGAGATAATGTTACTTTGCCATGTGGTATACCTTCTATCAAAACCTGCTCCTCTATCAGCTGGGACATGAGTGCAAATTTTGATCTAACTGATGAGATTATAAATGGAGAAAAACCAACAGCTCCAAACAGCCACAGGTATCGCCTGCTCAAAGACTGCTCTCTGCAGATTACTCAGCTGGTGCTCAACGACGCACGGCTTTACACATGTAAGAGTGGAACCCTCAAGTCAAGTGTTTCACTTCGAATTCTTTGCA TTACTGAAAGGTCACTTCCTGCAAATGACAAACAGATGGAGCTTCATTGTTACCTCAGTACAGAGAAAGGAGCTGACCCCTGTTTCAACCACAAAGAGCTCCATATCAAGTGGAGCACTGAGGATGATACACCAATAAATGGAAGTAGATTTGCAATTAAACATCCACGTAATTGCTTTTCTAAACTGATCATTAAGAAAAAATTGACAGACCACCACAGAAAATGGAGATGTCATCTAACTCAGAATGACCTTGTTAAAGCCACCATCAGTTATACGACAACAGTAAAAG ATGGACTAGAGGAAGTGTTTGCCACAGTGGGTGAGTCAGTACTATTGACTTGTGGCAACACTTCCTCTCCTGATATGAAGTGGACTTTGCGTGAAAAGCAGCTGAGAGATGCTAGTTCACCTGATAATGGCCAAATAAAAGCATCGCATGTGAATCAAGATTCCTCTCTGGTCATTAGCAGACTGAGCTCACTGCATGCTGGAGACTACCAGTGTTCACACTCCACTGATAAAAAAGATGTGCTCAATAAATTCAGGCTGCATACCCTTGATG TAACTGCAATGCCTGCAGGGCTCAGAGGAGAGAATCTCACCTTGACCTGTGCACTTACCTGTGCCACAGAATGTGAAAAAGACTTTGAATTAAGTTGGTCAGGAAGTGCCCACAAAGGTTGGCAGAGTGAATTAATGAATATCAATAATACTCTGATAAAGAAGTTATTTCTCCCAGAGTCATCAGTGCGATCATACGGAGATATGACATGCTCTGTGCACAGAGAGGGCGCTCTGGTGGCATCAAAAAAGTGGCGCGCCATTGACC CTCTGCAAACACCTGCCTGGGTAGCCCTGCCTCTAGTCATCCTGATAGTGGCGGGTGGGCTCTACATTTACAAGAGGAAGCGCAACAAGGATCCAG CTAATGATCAGCCCAGTACTGAAATG ACTCATGTGTACGAGGTCGTTCAGGATGATCGTAATGaggaacaacaacagcaactacatttaaaaagagaagCAGCCACTGCAACAACCACTTTTTATGATTTATTACAAGCTGTGAACTAG
- the LOC116319787 gene encoding steroid 21-hydroxylase-like isoform X4: MEISIVSVGAAFLVVLLIMVLNWISGQKHKDVQENHKGNDSRFLDQFLPCSSSLSLPGPTSYFLIGNMMELKNDHLPIHLTNLAQRYGSIYRLKCGTTTMVVLNTSEVIREALVKKWSDFAGRPISYTGNIVSGGGCNISLGDYTEKWRAQRRLVHSSLQRCCKKSLHDVIERQALHLLKVLMGYKGRAVDLSEDFTVAASNVITTLAFGIEYDKSSSELQELHSCLNEIVALWGSSWISALDSFPLLRKLPNPVFARLLKEVVRRDEIIRRLLNNYKSQDEKNQDVITGSLLQGLDNQNTGDKALLTDIHVHMATVDLLIGGTETAAAWLDWMVAFLLHRPEVQERVYEELCTVLEGRYPKYSDRHRLPVLCSLISEVLRLRPVAPLAVPHRAIRDSSIAGYFIPKNTVIIPNLFGAHHDPEVWPDPYSFKPERFLKEGGGSGGGSTRDLIPFGGGARLCLGEAVAKMELFLFSAYLLRDFQLLLPESETSLPDLRGVASVVLKIKSYKVVARPRPVTNP, translated from the exons ATGATTCTAGATTTCTGGACCAGTTTCTtccctgctcctcatctctttCCCTCCCAGGCCCTACCAGCTACTTTCTAATTGGTAATATGATGGAGCTGAAAAACGATCATCTACCAATTCACCTCACCAATTTGGCACAGCGCTATGGAAGCATTTATCGCCTTAAATGCGGAACAACAA CTATGGTAGTGCTGAACACCAGCGAAGTCATAAGAGAAGCACTGGTGAAGAAATGGTCTGACTTTGCTGGGAGACCGATCTCATACACAG GTAATATTGTGTCTGGGGGAGGTTGCAACATATCTTTAGGTGACTATACTGAAAAGTGGAGGGCACAACGTCGCCTTGTCCATAGTTCTCTGCAGCGTTGCTGCAAAaagtctttgcatgatgtcaTTGAGAGGCAGGCGCTGCATCTGTTAAAG GTTTTGATGGGCTATAAAGGCCGTGCTGTAGATCTGTCAGAGGATTTTACTGTGGCGGCCAGTAATGTCATCACCACTCTGGCTTTCGGAATAGAA tATGATAAGAGCTCATCGGAGCTGCAGGAGTTGCACAGCTGTCTCAATGAGATTGTTGCTCTGTGGGGCTCCTCTTGGATATCAGCCCTGGACTCTTTCCCACTGCTTAGA AAATTACCCAATCCTGTTTTTGCCCGTCTTCTGAAAGAGGTGGTCAGGAGAGACGAAATCATAAGAAGACTTCTCAACAATTACAAG TCACAGGACGAAAAAAATCAGGATGTCATCACAGGATCCCTCCTCCAGGGACTTGACAATCAGAACACAGGAGACAAAGCG CTACTAACAGATATTCATGTTCACATGGCAACAGTGGACCTTCTTATCGGGGGAACAGAGACTGCTGCGGCCTGGCTAGACTGGATGGTGGCCTTCCTCCTGCACAGACCAGAG GTGCAGGAGAGGGTATATGAGGAGCTGTGCACAGTATTGGAGGGCCGATATCCTAAATACAGCGACAGACACAGACTTCCTGTCCTCTGCTCTCTGATCAGCGAGGTGCTCAGACTCAGGCCAGTTGCCCCTTTGGCAGTACCACACAGAGCCATCAGAGACAGCAG CATTGCAGGTTATTTCATCCCTAAGAACACAGTCATCATTCCTAATCTTTTTGGAGCACATCATGATCCTGAAGTTTGGCCTGACCCATACAGCTTCAAACCAG AGCGCTTTCtgaaagaaggaggaggaagcgGAGGCGGCTCCACCCGTGACCTGATCCCTTTTGGAGGGGGGGCTCGGCTCTGCCTGGGAGAGGCTGTGGCCAAAATGGAGCTTTTTCTGTTCAGTGCCTACTTGCTGAGAGATTTTCAGCTCCTCCTGCCTGAGAGCGAGACCTCACTGCCTGATCTGAGAGGAGTTGCCAGTGTTGTGCTTAAAATCAAGTCCTATAAAGTTGTAGCACGTCCAAGACCTGTGACTAATCCCTGA
- the LOC116319787 gene encoding steroid 21-hydroxylase-like isoform X3 translates to MEISIVSVGAAFLVVLLIMVLNWISGQKHKDVQENHKGRDDSRFLDQFLPCSSSLSLPGPTSYFLIGNMMELKNDHLPIHLTNLAQRYGSIYRLKCGTTTMVVLNTSEVIREALVKKWSDFAGRPISYTGNIVSGGGCNISLGDYTEKWRAQRRLVHSSLQRCCKKSLHDVIERQALHLLKVLMGYKGRAVDLSEDFTVAASNVITTLAFGIEYDKSSSELQELHSCLNEIVALWGSSWISALDSFPLLRKLPNPVFARLLKEVVRRDEIIRRLLNNYKSQDEKNQDVITGSLLQGLDNQNTGDKALLTDIHVHMATVDLLIGGTETAAAWLDWMVAFLLHRPEVQERVYEELCTVLEGRYPKYSDRHRLPVLCSLISEVLRLRPVAPLAVPHRAIRDSSIAGYFIPKNTVIIPNLFGAHHDPEVWPDPYSFKPERFLKEGGGSGGGSTRDLIPFGGGARLCLGEAVAKMELFLFSAYLLRDFQLLLPESETSLPDLRGVASVVLKIKSYKVVARPRPVTNP, encoded by the exons GAGATGATTCTAGATTTCTGGACCAGTTTCTtccctgctcctcatctctttCCCTCCCAGGCCCTACCAGCTACTTTCTAATTGGTAATATGATGGAGCTGAAAAACGATCATCTACCAATTCACCTCACCAATTTGGCACAGCGCTATGGAAGCATTTATCGCCTTAAATGCGGAACAACAA CTATGGTAGTGCTGAACACCAGCGAAGTCATAAGAGAAGCACTGGTGAAGAAATGGTCTGACTTTGCTGGGAGACCGATCTCATACACAG GTAATATTGTGTCTGGGGGAGGTTGCAACATATCTTTAGGTGACTATACTGAAAAGTGGAGGGCACAACGTCGCCTTGTCCATAGTTCTCTGCAGCGTTGCTGCAAAaagtctttgcatgatgtcaTTGAGAGGCAGGCGCTGCATCTGTTAAAG GTTTTGATGGGCTATAAAGGCCGTGCTGTAGATCTGTCAGAGGATTTTACTGTGGCGGCCAGTAATGTCATCACCACTCTGGCTTTCGGAATAGAA tATGATAAGAGCTCATCGGAGCTGCAGGAGTTGCACAGCTGTCTCAATGAGATTGTTGCTCTGTGGGGCTCCTCTTGGATATCAGCCCTGGACTCTTTCCCACTGCTTAGA AAATTACCCAATCCTGTTTTTGCCCGTCTTCTGAAAGAGGTGGTCAGGAGAGACGAAATCATAAGAAGACTTCTCAACAATTACAAG TCACAGGACGAAAAAAATCAGGATGTCATCACAGGATCCCTCCTCCAGGGACTTGACAATCAGAACACAGGAGACAAAGCG CTACTAACAGATATTCATGTTCACATGGCAACAGTGGACCTTCTTATCGGGGGAACAGAGACTGCTGCGGCCTGGCTAGACTGGATGGTGGCCTTCCTCCTGCACAGACCAGAG GTGCAGGAGAGGGTATATGAGGAGCTGTGCACAGTATTGGAGGGCCGATATCCTAAATACAGCGACAGACACAGACTTCCTGTCCTCTGCTCTCTGATCAGCGAGGTGCTCAGACTCAGGCCAGTTGCCCCTTTGGCAGTACCACACAGAGCCATCAGAGACAGCAG CATTGCAGGTTATTTCATCCCTAAGAACACAGTCATCATTCCTAATCTTTTTGGAGCACATCATGATCCTGAAGTTTGGCCTGACCCATACAGCTTCAAACCAG AGCGCTTTCtgaaagaaggaggaggaagcgGAGGCGGCTCCACCCGTGACCTGATCCCTTTTGGAGGGGGGGCTCGGCTCTGCCTGGGAGAGGCTGTGGCCAAAATGGAGCTTTTTCTGTTCAGTGCCTACTTGCTGAGAGATTTTCAGCTCCTCCTGCCTGAGAGCGAGACCTCACTGCCTGATCTGAGAGGAGTTGCCAGTGTTGTGCTTAAAATCAAGTCCTATAAAGTTGTAGCACGTCCAAGACCTGTGACTAATCCCTGA
- the LOC116319787 gene encoding steroid 21-hydroxylase-like isoform X2: MEISIVSVGAAFLVVLLIMVLNWISGQKHKDVQENHKGSKSNDSRFLDQFLPCSSSLSLPGPTSYFLIGNMMELKNDHLPIHLTNLAQRYGSIYRLKCGTTTMVVLNTSEVIREALVKKWSDFAGRPISYTGNIVSGGGCNISLGDYTEKWRAQRRLVHSSLQRCCKKSLHDVIERQALHLLKVLMGYKGRAVDLSEDFTVAASNVITTLAFGIEYDKSSSELQELHSCLNEIVALWGSSWISALDSFPLLRKLPNPVFARLLKEVVRRDEIIRRLLNNYKSQDEKNQDVITGSLLQGLDNQNTGDKALLTDIHVHMATVDLLIGGTETAAAWLDWMVAFLLHRPEVQERVYEELCTVLEGRYPKYSDRHRLPVLCSLISEVLRLRPVAPLAVPHRAIRDSSIAGYFIPKNTVIIPNLFGAHHDPEVWPDPYSFKPERFLKEGGGSGGGSTRDLIPFGGGARLCLGEAVAKMELFLFSAYLLRDFQLLLPESETSLPDLRGVASVVLKIKSYKVVARPRPVTNP; encoded by the exons ATGATTCTAGATTTCTGGACCAGTTTCTtccctgctcctcatctctttCCCTCCCAGGCCCTACCAGCTACTTTCTAATTGGTAATATGATGGAGCTGAAAAACGATCATCTACCAATTCACCTCACCAATTTGGCACAGCGCTATGGAAGCATTTATCGCCTTAAATGCGGAACAACAA CTATGGTAGTGCTGAACACCAGCGAAGTCATAAGAGAAGCACTGGTGAAGAAATGGTCTGACTTTGCTGGGAGACCGATCTCATACACAG GTAATATTGTGTCTGGGGGAGGTTGCAACATATCTTTAGGTGACTATACTGAAAAGTGGAGGGCACAACGTCGCCTTGTCCATAGTTCTCTGCAGCGTTGCTGCAAAaagtctttgcatgatgtcaTTGAGAGGCAGGCGCTGCATCTGTTAAAG GTTTTGATGGGCTATAAAGGCCGTGCTGTAGATCTGTCAGAGGATTTTACTGTGGCGGCCAGTAATGTCATCACCACTCTGGCTTTCGGAATAGAA tATGATAAGAGCTCATCGGAGCTGCAGGAGTTGCACAGCTGTCTCAATGAGATTGTTGCTCTGTGGGGCTCCTCTTGGATATCAGCCCTGGACTCTTTCCCACTGCTTAGA AAATTACCCAATCCTGTTTTTGCCCGTCTTCTGAAAGAGGTGGTCAGGAGAGACGAAATCATAAGAAGACTTCTCAACAATTACAAG TCACAGGACGAAAAAAATCAGGATGTCATCACAGGATCCCTCCTCCAGGGACTTGACAATCAGAACACAGGAGACAAAGCG CTACTAACAGATATTCATGTTCACATGGCAACAGTGGACCTTCTTATCGGGGGAACAGAGACTGCTGCGGCCTGGCTAGACTGGATGGTGGCCTTCCTCCTGCACAGACCAGAG GTGCAGGAGAGGGTATATGAGGAGCTGTGCACAGTATTGGAGGGCCGATATCCTAAATACAGCGACAGACACAGACTTCCTGTCCTCTGCTCTCTGATCAGCGAGGTGCTCAGACTCAGGCCAGTTGCCCCTTTGGCAGTACCACACAGAGCCATCAGAGACAGCAG CATTGCAGGTTATTTCATCCCTAAGAACACAGTCATCATTCCTAATCTTTTTGGAGCACATCATGATCCTGAAGTTTGGCCTGACCCATACAGCTTCAAACCAG AGCGCTTTCtgaaagaaggaggaggaagcgGAGGCGGCTCCACCCGTGACCTGATCCCTTTTGGAGGGGGGGCTCGGCTCTGCCTGGGAGAGGCTGTGGCCAAAATGGAGCTTTTTCTGTTCAGTGCCTACTTGCTGAGAGATTTTCAGCTCCTCCTGCCTGAGAGCGAGACCTCACTGCCTGATCTGAGAGGAGTTGCCAGTGTTGTGCTTAAAATCAAGTCCTATAAAGTTGTAGCACGTCCAAGACCTGTGACTAATCCCTGA
- the LOC116319787 gene encoding steroid 21-hydroxylase-like isoform X1 has translation MEISIVSVGAAFLVVLLIMVLNWISGQKHKDVQENHKGSKSRDDSRFLDQFLPCSSSLSLPGPTSYFLIGNMMELKNDHLPIHLTNLAQRYGSIYRLKCGTTTMVVLNTSEVIREALVKKWSDFAGRPISYTGNIVSGGGCNISLGDYTEKWRAQRRLVHSSLQRCCKKSLHDVIERQALHLLKVLMGYKGRAVDLSEDFTVAASNVITTLAFGIEYDKSSSELQELHSCLNEIVALWGSSWISALDSFPLLRKLPNPVFARLLKEVVRRDEIIRRLLNNYKSQDEKNQDVITGSLLQGLDNQNTGDKALLTDIHVHMATVDLLIGGTETAAAWLDWMVAFLLHRPEVQERVYEELCTVLEGRYPKYSDRHRLPVLCSLISEVLRLRPVAPLAVPHRAIRDSSIAGYFIPKNTVIIPNLFGAHHDPEVWPDPYSFKPERFLKEGGGSGGGSTRDLIPFGGGARLCLGEAVAKMELFLFSAYLLRDFQLLLPESETSLPDLRGVASVVLKIKSYKVVARPRPVTNP, from the exons GAGATGATTCTAGATTTCTGGACCAGTTTCTtccctgctcctcatctctttCCCTCCCAGGCCCTACCAGCTACTTTCTAATTGGTAATATGATGGAGCTGAAAAACGATCATCTACCAATTCACCTCACCAATTTGGCACAGCGCTATGGAAGCATTTATCGCCTTAAATGCGGAACAACAA CTATGGTAGTGCTGAACACCAGCGAAGTCATAAGAGAAGCACTGGTGAAGAAATGGTCTGACTTTGCTGGGAGACCGATCTCATACACAG GTAATATTGTGTCTGGGGGAGGTTGCAACATATCTTTAGGTGACTATACTGAAAAGTGGAGGGCACAACGTCGCCTTGTCCATAGTTCTCTGCAGCGTTGCTGCAAAaagtctttgcatgatgtcaTTGAGAGGCAGGCGCTGCATCTGTTAAAG GTTTTGATGGGCTATAAAGGCCGTGCTGTAGATCTGTCAGAGGATTTTACTGTGGCGGCCAGTAATGTCATCACCACTCTGGCTTTCGGAATAGAA tATGATAAGAGCTCATCGGAGCTGCAGGAGTTGCACAGCTGTCTCAATGAGATTGTTGCTCTGTGGGGCTCCTCTTGGATATCAGCCCTGGACTCTTTCCCACTGCTTAGA AAATTACCCAATCCTGTTTTTGCCCGTCTTCTGAAAGAGGTGGTCAGGAGAGACGAAATCATAAGAAGACTTCTCAACAATTACAAG TCACAGGACGAAAAAAATCAGGATGTCATCACAGGATCCCTCCTCCAGGGACTTGACAATCAGAACACAGGAGACAAAGCG CTACTAACAGATATTCATGTTCACATGGCAACAGTGGACCTTCTTATCGGGGGAACAGAGACTGCTGCGGCCTGGCTAGACTGGATGGTGGCCTTCCTCCTGCACAGACCAGAG GTGCAGGAGAGGGTATATGAGGAGCTGTGCACAGTATTGGAGGGCCGATATCCTAAATACAGCGACAGACACAGACTTCCTGTCCTCTGCTCTCTGATCAGCGAGGTGCTCAGACTCAGGCCAGTTGCCCCTTTGGCAGTACCACACAGAGCCATCAGAGACAGCAG CATTGCAGGTTATTTCATCCCTAAGAACACAGTCATCATTCCTAATCTTTTTGGAGCACATCATGATCCTGAAGTTTGGCCTGACCCATACAGCTTCAAACCAG AGCGCTTTCtgaaagaaggaggaggaagcgGAGGCGGCTCCACCCGTGACCTGATCCCTTTTGGAGGGGGGGCTCGGCTCTGCCTGGGAGAGGCTGTGGCCAAAATGGAGCTTTTTCTGTTCAGTGCCTACTTGCTGAGAGATTTTCAGCTCCTCCTGCCTGAGAGCGAGACCTCACTGCCTGATCTGAGAGGAGTTGCCAGTGTTGTGCTTAAAATCAAGTCCTATAAAGTTGTAGCACGTCCAAGACCTGTGACTAATCCCTGA